A genomic window from Gemmatimonadaceae bacterium includes:
- the murQ gene encoding N-acetylmuramic acid 6-phosphate etherase, which produces MIWASSACTGHRESEATRARAAARPRRPVRVVVTGDNLPPSPRPRHRGQSRRAVLLRPPPRVLDPRVTERRNPRSADIDLASALEIVDLMNAEDRSVADAVATQREPIARAVALVEQAFRAGYRLFYVGAGTSGRLGVLDASECPPTFGSDPTMVQGIIAGGPAALTRSQEDAEDRPDGAREDLTAAGVAAGDVVVGIAASGTTPYVRAALAHAASLGARTVIVACSPPPAEVTAAVDVAILPITGPEVVTGSTRLKAGTATKLVLNTITTAAMVRIGKTYGNLMVDLRASNDKLRDRAERLVITTCGVPRDAARALLKQADGHVKLAIVMHKLGLDAAAARARLDAAGGVIRHVLAEAPPLVERP; this is translated from the coding sequence ATGATCTGGGCGTCCAGTGCCTGCACAGGCCACAGGGAGAGCGAGGCCACGAGGGCCAGGGCGGCGGCGAGGCCACGCCGTCCAGTGCGTGTAGTGGTCACGGGAGATAACTTACCTCCGTCGCCGCGCCCCCGGCACCGAGGCCAGTCGCGCCGCGCCGTCCTCCTCCGCCCGCCACCTCGCGTGCTTGATCCTCGCGTCACGGAGCGCCGCAATCCCCGCAGCGCCGACATCGACCTCGCCTCGGCGCTCGAGATCGTCGACCTGATGAACGCCGAGGACCGCAGCGTCGCCGATGCGGTGGCGACGCAGCGCGAGCCCATCGCCCGCGCCGTCGCGCTGGTGGAGCAGGCCTTCCGCGCCGGGTACCGCCTGTTCTACGTGGGGGCCGGCACCTCGGGCCGGCTCGGCGTGCTCGACGCCTCGGAGTGCCCGCCGACTTTCGGCAGCGATCCGACGATGGTGCAAGGCATCATCGCCGGCGGCCCTGCCGCGCTCACGCGCTCGCAGGAAGACGCGGAAGATCGGCCCGACGGCGCGCGCGAGGACCTCACGGCTGCTGGCGTCGCCGCCGGCGACGTCGTCGTCGGCATCGCGGCCAGCGGTACCACGCCGTATGTGCGTGCCGCGCTTGCGCACGCGGCATCGCTTGGGGCCCGCACCGTGATTGTCGCGTGCTCGCCGCCGCCGGCCGAGGTCACGGCGGCCGTGGATGTGGCCATCCTGCCGATCACCGGGCCCGAGGTGGTCACCGGCTCGACGCGCCTCAAGGCGGGAACGGCCACCAAGCTCGTCCTCAACACCATCACGACGGCCGCGATGGTGCGCATCGGCAAGACCTACGGCAACCTGATGGTGGACCTGCGCGCGAGCAACGACAAGCTGCGCGACCGCGCCGAGCGGCTCGTGATCACGACCTGCGGCGTGCCGCGCGACGCCGCCCGCGCGTTGCTCAAGCAGGCGGATGGGCACGTGAAGCTCGCCATCGTGATGCACAAGCTCGGGCTCGACGCGGCCGCGGCGCGTGCGCGGCTGGATGCCGCGGGCGGCGTCATCCGGCACGTGCTCGCCGAAGCCCCGCCGCTGGTGGAGCGCCCGTGA
- a CDS encoding anhydro-N-acetylmuramic acid kinase, with product MSSVLRSDVYVGLMSGTSLDGITAVVVRFHEHDDGRIVPELLAQVSRPYAPGQRARLAAALQGASPAEYTRLDFALGGWLADAANAAIAEAGVAREDIRAIASHGHTVWHAPPQGTWQFGQPAVIAERCGIDVIADFRTRDVAAGGQGAPLVPIADAMLFARPDAWRVLQNLGGIGNLTVLPPLVAGASDHTAVRAFDTGPGVCIVDGAVRLLRPGLTFDRDGTLALKGRAIESVIEARLREPWFDAPPPKSTGRERFTSAYIAGFVADCRTAHAGCSDEDVLATAVWFTARSIAHAVHRFVPQELGDVLLSGGGAKNPALREAIAMALAPRHVRRFEELYFDGEAKEAVAFAFLGWLHQRRRHGNVVGATGARGPRVLGALYPA from the coding sequence GTGAGTTCCGTGCTCCGCTCGGATGTGTACGTGGGCCTGATGTCTGGCACATCGCTCGACGGCATCACGGCGGTGGTCGTGCGCTTCCACGAGCACGACGACGGTCGCATCGTGCCGGAACTGCTCGCGCAGGTCAGTCGGCCGTATGCGCCGGGCCAGCGCGCGCGCCTCGCGGCCGCGCTGCAGGGCGCGTCACCGGCAGAATACACGCGCCTGGACTTCGCGCTCGGCGGCTGGCTCGCCGACGCGGCCAACGCCGCCATCGCCGAGGCCGGCGTCGCGCGCGAGGACATCCGTGCCATCGCCTCGCACGGGCACACGGTGTGGCACGCCCCGCCGCAGGGCACTTGGCAGTTCGGGCAGCCGGCGGTGATCGCCGAGCGCTGTGGCATCGACGTCATCGCCGACTTCCGGACGCGCGACGTCGCGGCGGGGGGGCAGGGCGCCCCGCTGGTGCCGATCGCCGACGCGATGCTCTTCGCGCGCCCGGACGCCTGGCGTGTGCTGCAGAACCTCGGCGGCATCGGCAACCTGACCGTGCTGCCGCCGCTGGTGGCCGGCGCCAGCGACCATACCGCTGTGCGCGCGTTCGACACCGGCCCGGGCGTGTGCATCGTGGACGGCGCGGTGCGCCTCCTGCGCCCAGGGCTGACCTTCGACCGAGACGGCACGCTGGCGCTCAAGGGCCGCGCGATCGAGTCGGTGATCGAAGCGCGCCTGCGCGAGCCGTGGTTTGACGCACCTCCGCCCAAGAGCACCGGTCGTGAACGGTTCACCAGTGCATACATCGCGGGCTTCGTGGCCGACTGTCGCACGGCGCACGCCGGCTGCAGCGACGAGGACGTCCTCGCCACGGCCGTGTGGTTCACCGCGCGCAGCATCGCGCACGCCGTGCATCGCTTCGTGCCGCAGGAGCTGGGCGACGTGCTGCTGTCCGGCGGTGGTGCGAAGAATCCGGCCCTGCGCGAGGCCATCGCGATGGCACTCGCGCCGCGGCACGTTCGGCGCTTCGAGGAGTTGTACTTCGACGGCGAGGCCAAGGAGGCAGTGGCCTTCGCCTTCCTCGGCTGGCTGCATCAGCGCCGCCGCCACGGCAACGTCGTCGGCGCTACCGGCGCGCGCGGCCCGCGCGTGCTCGGCGCGCTGTACCCCGCGTGA